A window from Manduca sexta isolate Smith_Timp_Sample1 chromosome 24, JHU_Msex_v1.0, whole genome shotgun sequence encodes these proteins:
- the LOC119190431 gene encoding uncharacterized protein LOC119190431 yields MAASVTQEHSRQPESTTYWTDSKTTLCWIRTGARSYKPYVAHRIAAIEEHTQANQWRWVPTRYNVADDATRDVPDNFTREHRWFNGPEFLRDPPEPWPAEETQLSTDTELPPAYYKQYNASNNASTRSITRGPRRPQARIRIEAQRSRENAAKRVVQAPEERFVTLPAELQEEAERIIIKASQEAAFEEELRSLEKGKPVSKESRLYALSITFINELICLDSRISAATGVSAATKNPPIVDGEHRATKLWVEHVHTQLHHAGVESVVNYCRQYKWVIRLRPTVKAVVRSCVKCRQRAATPPQPITGDLPPCRLAHHHRPFTYTVRAVHLEVVHSLSTQGDHGSAAHDSAPRSPAEIWSDNGTNFHGAEKELRNTLLAGAEQEASRRAIRWRFIPPGAPFMGGAWERLVRSVKTALTTVLHEQRPHEETLSTLLAEVEFTVNSRPLTHVSVNPEDPEALTPNHFLLGCQGPLAAPKFPAEHGYGTHADLRASQQLADAFWTRWLREYLPELRNRREPRSKGPELHIGDIVRIVDGRSHETLGRVAASVLRIRDLTA; encoded by the exons ATGGCTGCGAGTGTGACACAGGAGCACTCCAGGCAGCCAGAATCCACGACCTACTGGACCGACAGCAAGACAACACTGTGCTGGATCAGGACGGGAGCCAGGTCGTACAAGCCCTACGTAGCGCATCGAATCGCCGCGATAGAAGAACACACACAGGCGAATCAATGGAGATGGGTGCCTACGCGCTACAACGTTGCCGACGACGCTACGCGCGACGTTCCCGACAACTTCACGCGGGAACACAGGTGGTTCAACGGACCAGAGTTCCTCCGCGACCCACCCGAACCATGGCCTGCGGAGGAAACACAGCTGAGCACCGACACGG AGCTGCCGCCCGCGTACTACAAGCAGTACAACGCTTCAAACAACGCGTCAACACGGTCCATTACAAGAGGACCAAGGCGGCCGCAAGCGAGAATCCGGATTGAGGCGCAACGAAGCCGCGAAAATGCGGCGAAACGAGTCGTACAAGCACCGGAGGAGCGATTTGTGACGCTCCCAGCCGAGTTGCAAGAAGAGGCCGAGCGCATAATCATAAAGGCGAGTCAGGAGGCCGCCTTCGAGGAAGAACTACGCTCGCTCGAAAAAGGAAAACCCGTGTCAAAAGAAAGCAGGTTGTACGCTttgagtataacatttattaacgaactCATTTGCCTCGACAGCAGAATTTCAGCCGCCACGGGAGTAAGCGCCGCAACAAAGAACCCTCCGATCGTCGATGGCGAACATCGGGCGACGAAACTGTGGGTGGAACATGTCCACACACAACTCCACCATGCAGGCGTGGAGAGCGTCGTCAATTACTGTCGGCAGTACAAATGGGTCATTCGACTGCGCCCGACGGTCAAGGCGGTGGTCAGGAGCTGCGTCAAGTGCCGCCAGAGGGCAGCCACTCCACCGCAACCGATAACGGGAGACTTGCCTCCCTGTCGACTGGCGCATCATCACCGGCCGTTTACATACACCG TGCGGGCGGTGCATCTCGAAGTGGTGCACTCCCTGAGCACACAAGGCGATCATGGCTCTGCGGCGCATGACAGCGCGCCGCGGAGCCCCGCCGAGATCTGGTCCGACAACGGGACCAACTTCCACGGCGCAGAAAAGGAGCTGCGCAACACCCTCCTCGCTGGCGCCGAACAAGAGGCGTCGCGGAGGGCGATTAGATGGCGTTTCATCCCTCCGGGCGCACCATTCATGGGTGGCGCCTGGGAACGACTCGTGCGGTCGGTCAAGACCGCGCTGACGACGGTGCTTCACGAGCAGAGGCCACATGAAGAGACGCTGTCGACACTACTCGCCGAGGTGGAGTTCACAGTCAACAGCCGCCCACTGACTCATGTGTCGGTGAACCCCGAAGATCCGGAGGCCCTGACGCCTAACCACTTTCTGTTGGGCTGTCAGGGCCCACTCGCCGCACCTAAATTTCCAGCCGAACACGGCTACGGCACACATGCCGACCTTCGAGCGTCGCAGCAGCTGGCCGACGCGTTCTGGACCCGCTGGCTACGAGAGTACCTTCCCGAGCTCCGCAACCGGCGGGAGCCCCGCAGCAAGGGACCAGAGCTACACATCGGCGACATCGTGCGCATCGTGGACGGACGCTCCCACGAAACACTTGGGCGCGTGGCCGCATCTGTGCTACGCATCCGGGACCTGACGGCGTGA